Part of the Moorella sp. E308F genome, ACTGCTACCACCGCCGCCGGCGCGGGTCAACCTGTTGCGCCGGAAGTTGTCGCCCATTATTGACCAGATGTCCCACTGCCGGCGCTGCCGGGCGGACGCGGCGGGGAGGCTGGGATGAGATTTTATGCCCTGCCCTGGAGGTGAGGCTGATGCGGGTGCGGGTTGTGGATACGACCTTGCGGGACGGGGAGCAGGCCCCGGGGGTGGCTTTTAACCTTGAGGAAAAGGTAACCATTGCCCGGATGCTGGACCGGCTTGGCGTAGCGCAGATTGAGGCCGGCACGCCGGCCATGGGGGAAATTGAGCAACAGGCTATAAAGGCCATCGTCAGGATGGGCTTAAAATGCCGGATCAGTACCTGGAACAGGATGCTATGGGAAGATATCCGCGCCTCCCTGGCCTGCGGGGTACGTGATGTGCATATTTCCGCTCCCGTGTCGCCCATTCAAATCCGGTACAAACTGGGGCAAAGTCACCAGTGGGTGCTGGAGCGCTTGCGGCAGGCCTGCCTCTATGCCATGGACCACGGCCTGCGGGTGACAGTGGGAGCGGAGGACGCTTCCCGGGCAGACCCCGTTTTCTTGCTGGAGTTTGCCTTCCTGGCCCGGGAACTGGGGGCGGAACGGCTGCGTTACTGCGATACCGTGGGTGTTCTGGACCCGTTCGCCACCTTTGAGCGTCTTGCCTGGCTGAAAGAAAAAATAGACCTGGAACTGGAGTTTCACGGTCATAACGACTTCGGCCTGGCCACGGCCAACGCCCTGGCGGCCGTCAAGGCCGGTGCTGGTTGGGTGGATGCCACCATCTGCGGACTGGGGGAAAGGGCAGGGAACGCCGCCCTGGAGGAGGTGGTCATGGCCCTCAAGCACCTGCACGGGGTCGAGCTCGGCTTCAAGACGGAAAAGTTACAGGAAATCGCCGCATATGTGGCCCGCGCTTCCAGACGGCAACTGCCTGCGTGGAAACCGATCGTCGGAAGCAACATATTCGCCCACGAATCAGGTATTCATGTCGACGGCACCCTCAAAGATCCCCGGACTTATGAGGTATTCGCGCCTGAAGAAGTCGGCCTTAGGCGGCAGATTGTAATCGGCAAGCACTCCGGCACCGCCGCCCTCAAGGCGAAGTTTGCCGCATACGGCATCGCTTTGAGCCAGGAGGACGCCGCAGTCATACTGGAACGGGTGCGGGCGGCAGCGGTGCAGCTAAAGCGCTCCCTTGGCGACCAAGAATTGATTTATTTATATGAGGACTACCTTCTCCACCAGGCCGCCGGGGCAAGTTCCGCACCCCAAGCGGTAGCAGCACCGAGCCAGGAAAAACGGCCTGAATAACCTCTACCTTCCGTGCAGCCTTTATAAAAAGCATAGGGAAAATAATCGAAGGGGAGCCTCGCCCGGGAGCGGGCTCTTTTTTTGCCATCGGTGTGCTATAATAATAGCAATTAACAACGGATTATATTAGCTAGAGGGGGTCCGGTGCATGATCGGTAAAGTCAATGACGATTTTTTCCGCCAGGCCATTTTACCCCATACAGGGGCTGGAGCTCCCGAGGTAGTGGTAGGGCCGCGCATGGGCGTGGATGCGGCTGTCCTTAAAATAGGAGAGGAGTGCCTGGCTGTTGCCGAAGACCCCATATTCACGGGGGCCACGATGTTCCCCGAAATTGTGGCTAAAGTCAAAGCCCTGGCAGCAAAAGTAGAAGAACTTGGTTAGGAGAGAAAACGTGGCCGCCTTAAAGGGGCTACGGTTTTAACCTGTACCGGCCCGGACGAGCAAAATATTAAAGAGCCAGAACTGGCCTGGAGGTGTCCTTTTTGCAGTACGAACCTGTTGCGCCTATTCGCTGGCAGGACGGCCAGGTGGAAATGATTGACCAGACGCGCCTGCCGGAGGAGCTGGTCATTATCCGGCCCCGGACGGTAGAGGAAATGTGGGATGCTATTAAAACGCTAAAGGTCCGGGGGGCACCGGCCATCGGCATAGCTGCGGCCCTGGGCCTTTACCTGGCCATCAAGGATTCCCGGGCCAGGGACAGGGCGGAATTTGAGACCGAATTAAAGCAGGCTGCCGCTTACCTGGCCTCGTCCCGGCCAACGGCGGTCAACCTTTTCTGGGCCTTGAAACGGGTTCAGAAGGCCGTTGCCGCCGCTGCCACCACCACCAATGATGTTTCTTCCTTGAAAGATCTGGTGTTAAAAGAAGCCCTGGCCATCCGCGACGAAGATGAAGCCACATGCCGGGCCATTGGAAAAAATGGCGCTGCCCTCCTCCAGGATGCCGAAGCCGTCCTCACCCACTGCAATGCCGGCACCCTGGCTACCGCCCGCTACGGTACGGCACTGGCGCCTATTTATTACCTGGCATCCCGGGGCAAGGTGCTCAAAGTGTTTGCCGATGAAACCCGGCCCCTTCTCCAGGGAGCAAGGCTTACGGCCTGGGAACTGCACCAGGCCGGTATCCCGGTTACCCTGATTACCGATAATATGGCCGCTGCCGTCATGGCCCGGGGCCTGGTCCAGGCGGTCATCGTCGGTGCCGACCGCATTACCGCTAACGGCGATGTGGCCAATAAAATCGGCACCTACGGGGTGGCAATACTGGCCAGGGAACACGGCCTTCCCTTTTATGTAGCAGCTCCGGCTTCTACCTTTGATTTAAGCCTTTCCAGCGGTGAGCAGATTCCCATTGAAGAAAGGGACCCGGCGGAAGTCAGCCACTTTGGCCTGCGGCCCACGGCGCCGGAAGGCATCAACATTTTTAACCCGGCCTTTGACGTGACGCCGTACCGTTATGTGACCGCTATTATTACCGAAAAAGGCATTATCAGGCCCCCGTATAAAGAGAATATCCCGCGCGTGCTAACCGGTGAAAGCAGGTGACAGCCGTTTACCCTGGGCGACGGATGAGCATAATATAAAAAATTCACCCCAAAGGAGGCCGGGCGTGCATATGGATAAGGAAAGAGAAATCGACGAGCAGCGGCGGTTGGCTGAAGCCCTGGGGGAGGAAGAAGAGCAAAAGAGGGAGCAGTTCGCCCGCGGTATCTTGCGGGAAAGGGAAGGCATAGCTGCTGAAAGGGAGAAATTCCTCCACGACCTGAAAACCACGTCCATCAAGAAATTGTAGCTAAAAAAGAGGCCATTTGCGGTTGGGCAGCAGGTGGCCTCTTAAAGTATTTCTAGTTCTATGATAAAATTGTTAAATAGTGGACAGTATACCAGGTTGGAAGGAGCGTGGTCCGGGTGCGCATAGCCATTATCGGAGGGTCCGGGGTTTACGATCCAGGAATTTTAAGCAATATCAGGGAAGAAAGGGTTGAGACGCCTTATGGTACGGCCGTGCTTAAGGTCGGTACTTATCAAGGCGAGGAAATAGGTTTCATGCCCCGCCATGGGGAGAAACATACTGTACCTCCCCACAGGGTGAATTACCGGGCCAACATCTGGGCCCTGAAGATGTTGCAAGTAGAACGAGTCCTGGCTACGGCCGCCGTCGGTTCCACCAACCCCGACTACAGGCCGGGGGATTTTGTCATTGTCAATGATTTCCTCGATTTTACCAAAACCCGCACTTATACCTTTTTTGAAGGCGGCGAGACGGGGGTAGTCCATACGGATTTTACCACTCCTTACTGCCCCGAGCTGCGGCGGTTGCTCGTGGAGACGGCTGCTGCCCTGGGGATCAAAGCCCACGACGGCGGCGTTTATGCCTGTACGGAGGGCCCCCGTTTTGAAACCCCGGCCGAGATCCGTATGATCCGGCAGCTGGGCGGGGACCTGGTGGGAATGACCAACGTCCCCGAAGTAATCCTGGCCCATGAGGTGGGCCTGTGCTATGGCCTTATAGCCATGGTAACCAACATGGCGGCCGGTATTTCCGCCACTCCTTTAAGCCATGCCGAGGTCCTGGAGATCATGGACCAGAACGGCAAGAACCTGCGAGAGCTCATCATGCAAACTATCCCCAGGATACCCCGGGAAAGGAACTGCCGCTGCAGCCTAACGGGTGGAAAAATTGAAGTCCACGACTAGGGTGGCGCTACTGCTGCCTCCAGGTAAGTCAGAGTACGCGCCGCCGCATCCAGGCGGGCGCGGATACCCAGGGGCAGGGTGGCCTGGGTGGCCAGGTGACCGGCGGGCAGGCCGTAGAAACAGGGAATACCCAGGGGGGCCAGGTGGTCGGTTATAACTTCCAGGAGGCCGGGTTGAAGAGAGGGATTTTCGCATCCGGTACAGAAACCTAGAACAATCCCGGCCGCAGCTTCCAGTTTATGAGCCAGCTTGAGCTGGGTGAGCATGCGGTCGATGCGGTAGGGGGCCTCATCCACTTCTTCTATGAAAAGGATTTTCCCCCGGGTGTCAATTTCAAAGGGTGTACCCAGGGTGGCAACTACCAGGGACAGGTTGCCGCCGGTGACTATTCCCTCGGCCCGTCCGGGAGTAATGGTCACCGGTGGGGGTAATCCAGGCGCCGGCGGGATGCTGCCCAGGGGTGAAGCAACCGCCAGGGCCCGGCAGAGGCTTTCCCTAGTATAGGGGGGGAGGGCCTTACTGCCCAGTTCGGGATAGAGCATGGGGCCATGAAAGGTTACCAGGCCGGTCATTCTGTTGAGGGCCAGGTGCAGGGCGGTAATATCGCTGTAGCCCACTAAAATTTTAGGATGGTAGCGGATAAGGTTGTAGTCGAGGTCAGCCAGGAGCCGCAGGGTGCCGTAACCGCCCCGGAGGCATATTATGGCCTTTACTTCCGGGTCCTGGAACATCTGGTGCAGGTCGGCCAGGCGCCCGGCATCGCTGCCGGCCAGGTAGCCGGTGGCTTTGCTGATATGGGTGCCGGTACGTACTCTGTAGCCCAGGCTGAGCCAGAAGTCGATCCCCCTGGCCAGGTACGCCGGGTCTGGCAGGGGACTGGCCGGAGCAATGATGCCAATCGTATCGCCTTTTTGAAGGGCCGGCGGTTTAATAATGGGAGTAGTTGCGGACATGGTGCTTCCCTCTGCTTGTAGTTGAATTCCCGGGGTTGCAGCAGGCCCCCCTGGTCCAATATATATGCTCTATTAAAATAAAAACGGCAGGGTGTACCTGCCGTTTGCCTATAATTTCACCGGGCAGCTATTTGCGGGTGATGCCGTCGGCGTTCTTTTCAGCAGAACCCTTGGCAATGAAAGTCTTGCAGCAGGTTTCTGCCGAAGACTTTACGGGGGTAGCTGAAATACTACCGGCCATAGGGGCATCGACATTCTGGGGTTGAGAATTGCTGATGGCATCGGAAGTAACCAGGATTTGCGAAGCGTCACAGACGTTACCGCTGGACCAGTAATGGCAGTTGTTAACGCTGCAGGTAATGCGCGGCATGAAGGGCACCTCCAAAGAATTGATTTGTTTTTTAATACAATTTCCTTGAAAGAGCCTTTTTATGCGCTGCTATACTTGATATAATTTACAGCCCACCGGTATATACTAATTTTGAAGTTTTAGTGAAGTTCCTTGACAAAGGTGAAGCCAGTAAATAAGATGGACTTAAACAACTACAGGCAGGGGGTATGTCAAACTCAACCCTGAACTTGCTAAAAATAGTTGAGGAGGTTATTATATATGATGTGGGGATATTATGGCAACTGGGGGATGGGCCTCTGGATGCTGGTCTGGTGGGTGTTACTAATTGGCATCCTGGTCCTGGCGGTTTATGGCCTGGTAAGCCTGTTTAACCGCCGCACCGGCCAGCAGCCCGCGCTGCGTCCTGACCCCCTGGCAATATTGAAGGAACGCTATGCAAGGGGTGAAATTACCACCGACGAGTACCACCGTATGCGTGAGGAACTCAGGGAGTGATATGTTCAATTCCATGTTCTGGGGAGCTCCTCATGGCGGTCATCAACCGCCTCCACTGCTTGTGACTTCCTATTTCGGGGGAGGGTGGCTATGCGACGCCAACTTGGCAGCGATGCCGGTTTAACGGCGCGAATGTTTTTGACCATGTTTTTACTGGCAGCCCTGTATCTCTTTTTCCTGGCCGTCTTGTGGCAGGCCGGGGTGAGTTATACAGGTATTATCATTTTTGTCGGGATTATGCTGGCCGTCCAGTATTACTTTTCCGACCGCATGGTTCTCTGGTCCATGGGTGCCAGGGAGGTATCTCCCCGGGAAGCGCCGGAACTCCATGCCCTGGTGGAAAGGCTGGCCGCCCTGGCCGATTTACCCAAACCCAGGGTAGCTATTGTTGATACTCCCATGCCCAATGCCTTTGCCACCGGCCGCAGCCCGGCCAATGCCGTCGTGGCAGTGACAACCGGGATCCTGGAACGCCTGGATCCCCCGGAACTGGAAGCCGTCCTGGGTCATGAATTGAGCCATATCAAAAACCGGGATATGACGGTGCTGACGCTGGCTAGCTTTTTTGCCACCGTTGCTTCCTTTATCGTGCAAAACTTTTTCTACTGGGGCGCCTTTGGCGGCCGCGACCGGGACGAGCGCAACAATACCATGCTGGTTTACCTGGTGTCCCTGGTGGTCTGGCTGGTCAGCTACTTCCTCATTCGTGCCCTGTCCCGTTACCGGGAATTTGCTGCCGACCGGGGCGCGGCCATCCTTACCGGTGCGCCGGGCCAGCTGGCCTCTGCCCTGGTAAAGATCAGCAGCAGCATGGCGCGCATCCCTGACCGGGATTTGCGCCAGGCCGAGGCCTTTAACGCCTTCTTCATTATCCCGGCCTTAAACAGCAACAGCATCATGGAGCTTTTCTCTACCCACCCGTCTCTGGAGCGCCGCCTGGCCTACCTGCGTAAACTGGAACGGGAAATGGAGGAATGGCGGTGAGCTTCTGGGACGCCCTCCTGGGGCGAACCCGGGTACCACCGGCGCGCACGGAGCCCCTTTTTGCCCTGAGCACGGCCATTGTCACCCTGGAAAGCGAGCTGGGCTGGCAGCCCTGCGGCCGCGCAGGGGTAGTCCTGCGGCCCGGTGAAGACAGTTTTTTTACCACCACCCAGGAAGAGACGGAGGAACTGGTATCCCTGGCCGCCCGGGAAATGGAAGGCCGCCTCGAGAGTAAAAAGGATGAATATGGCTACCACTGGCTCATCTTCGCCGATCGTGACTGGGAGGATCTGGTCGCCCTGGCCCACATGGCGGGTCAGAATTTTAAGGAGAAGGGTGCCGGCGACCGCCTGCTGGCGGCAGTTTTCAAGCTGCAAAAAAAGGACCAGGTCCTTTATCTCATTTTCAGCTACAAGAGAGGTGCTTTTTATCCCTTTATCCCCGTTGATGAGCACAATAAGAAGCGGGATAATGCCGGGGAAATGCGCCTGGCGGCTTTAATGGATAAGGAACTTCCCTGGGAAAAGGATATCACTCGCTGGTACCCCCTCTGGGGTTGCCCGGTATAATCCACGAAAGGAGTTTTATACTATGGGGATCCTGTCGCGCATGTCGACAATTTTCAAATCTAAGATGAACAAAATCCTCGATCAGGTAGAAAATCCCCAGGAAACCTTGGAGTATTCCTACAACCGTCAGCTGGAAATGCTCCAGAACGTCAAACGTAACCTGGCTGATGTCGTTGCTTCCAAAAAACGTCTGGAACTCCAGGCCGTCAAGTTGAAGGACAGTCAAAAAAAGCTGGAAGATCAGGCCCGCCAGGCCCTGCAGCTGGGGCGCGAGGACCTGGCCACTACCGCCCTGGAGCGGAAAGCAGCCATCCAGCAGCAGCTGGATGGCCTGCAGGAACAGATTAAAGGGCTGGAAGCGGAACAGGCAAAACTTGCTGCCGTAGAGGCCAAGCTTCAGGCCAAAGTGGAAGCCTTCCGGACTAAGAAAGAAATAATCAAGGCCCAGTATTCGGCGGCTCAGGCCCAGGTCAAGATTGGCGAGGCGGCCACCGGTCTGTCGGAAGAGCTGGCCGACGTCTCCCTGGCCATCCAGCGCGCCGAAGAAAAAACAGAGCAAATGCGGGCCCGGGCGGCAGCCATTGACGAGCTGGTAAACTCCGGGGTCCTGGAAGACGCCCTGGAAACGGCCGATCCTCTGGAGCGGGAGCTGAAGCAGGCTGGCGCTGCCACCCAGGTCCAGGCGGACCTGGAGCGCTTGAAGAGAGAGGTGGGCAAAGCTTGATAATCCGTATTTTATCGGAAGGCCAGTACCGGCTGGAAGGGGAGGCCTTGAGCGAACTCGACCGGCTAGATGACAGGCTGCTGGATGCCCTTGAAGCAGGCAACCCTGAGGAATATGATAACAGCTTCCGGGAGGTTCTGTCCCTGATCCGCGGGCGGGGCATACGCATTCCTGATACGGAACTGGTAGAATCGGATCTTATCCTGCCGGCACCGGATACTACCTTTGAAGAGGCCCGCAACCTCTTTGCTGATTACCCGAGGCATCTCAGCTAAGATAAAAGTAGAGGATTTTAAAAGCAGGTATCTTAATAGATACCTGCTTTTTGCTGGCGCTATATGGTAAATTATGGTATAATAAGAAATAAAATACAATCCAGCGGAGGGGAGAAAAATGCGTAAAGCCAGTTTGGCCGGTCTTATCATGTTTTTCATGCTGCTGCCGTGGGGAACAGCCTGGGCCGGGCCGGCGGAGAGCTCACTTCTGGCCCTGTTACCGCCGGAAAAGGCCAGGGCACCAGCATTAACCCGGGGCGGATTTGCTGTTATGCTGGTGGCAGCAGCTCGGATTAAAAGTGAAGTTCGCGACATCAACCTGCCCGATGACGTCCCGGCCGGTAGCTGGTATGCCCCGGCTTTACAAGCCCTCTGGCAGGAGGGGATGATTCATGGCTATCCCTACGGCAAACTACGTCCCGATCAGGAGATAACGAACCTGGAGGCGGTTATTCTTACAGCCCGGGTACTCGGACTGCCCAATGAAATCAGCTCGCCCCTTACCGAATTGCAACCAGGCGATATACCCTACGGCTTCAACCAGTATGCCTTTTTCCATCGCCAGGGGTTATTGCCGCCGGGGGGGCCAATGGCCTTCTTAACGCCGACCGCCGCCGCCGGCTGGTTGGCTGAAGTCTTTAACTCTGACCCCCGGGCCAAAGATCTAATGGATAAATGTCGCCAGGCCCTGGCCAGGCAACAGGGTATTGCTACCCGGGGGGAGGCCAGTATTAAATTTCACAGCCGGCCGGGTTTGCCGGTTACGGCGGAAATAGACCGGCTGGCAATTAAGGGAGAGGTTCTCAATGAAGTTCTCCTTCCGGGGCAAATGCACCAGGTTGCTGCCCTGGAACTGGAAGGCCGTAAGGCCCTGCACATTGAACAGGTCGCTAGCAATGGCAACCTGTATCGCCGGGTTGCAGAGGCTCCTGGCCAGATAGGTGACTGGGAGCGGTTAAGCCTGGCTCCTGATATTACCCTCCTGATGCGCCAGCAGCAAAACCTGGGGCTGCCGGCAAACATCTTTCCATACTTACGCTACCGCTACCTGGGCATAAGTAAAGTTGCCGGCCAGGAAGTCCTGGGGATCAGTTTTTATACCCGTTTGCATACAGCTGGGCCTGTTACTGAACTCCTACCACCGGCAACCCTGGGTGAGGGACTGGCAGCCTATCTTAACCCGCCGGAAAAACTTATCCGCTCCTTCTCTTACTGGGGTTTAGTTTACGTCAATCCCCGGACCTTTTTACCCGTCAGGAGTGTCATCAACCTCGTCATGGCCTTTGCCCCTGCTTACCGGGGGCAGCCGGCACCTATGGCGGCCATGGAATTGCGCTACCGGATAGATAGTTATACCTATCAGGGTATTAAGATTACCCTACCGGTTCCGGTGCCGCCGCCAGTAAAGGAACACTAGCAGGATAAGGCCCGCGACGATAACCGCATCGAAGCGGTGGAAAATAGAGCCCAGGGCTTCCCAGCTGGCCCCTAACTCACGGCCGGCATAGACCAGGAGGATGGACCAGGGCAGGGAGCCCAGAAAGGTATAAATGACAAAGCGGACGAAGGGCATGGCGGCAATGCCGGCCGGCAGGGAAATAAAAGTCCGGATAACGGGCATCAGCCTGGTAAAAAAAACGGTTGCTTCGCCGTAGCGTTGAAACCACTTTTCTGCTACGGCGAATTCTTTTTCGGAGAAAAAGACATAGCGGCCATATTTTTTTAAAAAAGGGCGGCCGCCCCGGAGCCCCACAAAGTAGGCGACAATGGAACCAATGGTACCGCCAATGGTACCGGCCAGGACGGTTCCCCAGAAATTGAGCCGGCCGGTGCTTACCAGGTAACCACCAAATGGCAGGATTATTTCGCTGGGGAGAGGTATGCAGGCGCTTTCAATGGCCATACCTATGGCAATACCTGTATAGCCGAGGCTGGCAATGAACTCCGTAATGGCATGAAAAATGGGCGCTAAAAGATTCTCCAAGGCGGGTATCTCCTCCTCAGGTGGGCTTCTACCTGCTGGTATCTGCTGGCGTTCTGGATAATTATATCAAGCTTACAGGCAGGTAACAAGGCTTTATTCAACTCCAGCAATGATCGTTGCTTTTACCCGGCTTTTCCTGCCGAACAACCTTCTCTTTTGGCCCGGCTTACGTTATAATAGCCTTATCTTACTACCGTTTAAAGAACAGGGGGAGGAGCAAGGTAGCTTTGTCAGTGGTCGAACTGTTAAAAGAAAAAATCCGCCAGGAAGGGCGGGTCATTTCCGAAGATATTCTTAAAGTGGATTCCTTCTTAAACCATCAGATTGATCCGGTATTGATGCTGGAGGTGGGCAAGGAGTTTGCCCGCCGCTTTGCCGGTACCGGTATTACCAAGGTCCTGACGGTGGAAGCCTCGGGGATAGCTGTAGCCCTCATGACAGGTTTGAGCCTCCGGGTACCGGTAGTTTTTGCTAAGAAAAAGCAACCTTCCACCATGGATGGCGATACTTACTGCGGCCGGGTGCGTTCTTTTACCAAAGAAGAGGTTATAGATATAGTAGTGGCCGGTAGCTACCTGGGACCGGAGGACCGGGTGTTGATTATTGATGATTTCCTGGCTTCCGGGGAGGCGGCCCGGGGACTGTTAAAGATTATCGACCAGGCCGGGGCCACCCTGGTGGGCATCGGTACTGTTATTGAAAAGGTCTTCCAGAGCGGCGGCGAGACTTTACGGGAGCAGGGCATTCGCGTGGAGTCCCTGGTGCAGATCGGCAGTCTAACAGGGGGGCAGATTGAATTTTTAAATTAATTTTTATCCGGTTGGCAGGATTTTTTTATCGGATGGCGAAATACATATCTAACAACTGGATAAATTGCTTCCGAGTTGCCGCTTCCCTCCGGGAAGGGCAAACGTCAGGGCCGGGGAGCAATCCCTTGACCTGCTATTGGGCAAAGGAAGGTACTCTTAGAAATAGGTAAGAGTACCTTTTTGTTTGGCGCAGGTTTTTCCGGGCCGGGCGACCTGACCACCGGGCCGGTCCGCAGTAGTGACCCTACGGCAGAATAAACTACCGCACCTTTCCTCCACCATGTTATACGGGAGGTGGGAGATTTAGATTTTAAGCTGAGATGTCGCATTTATATGCTAAATACCGAAGGGAGGAATAATTTTGGCGAAGCTTCTGGTGGTCGATCAGGAAAAATGTACTGCCTGCCGCCGCTGTGAGCTGGCATGCTCCTTCAAACATACCGGTGCATTCAACCCGGCTGCGGCTCGGCTGTCGGTGGCAGCCTTCCTTGATGATGATTATTACCTGCCGGTAGTCTGCCAGCATTGCGATGAGCCGGCCTGCCAGGCCGTCTGTCCGGCCGGAGCCATCAGCCGCGACGGCAAAACAAATGCCGTGGTGATCAACGAAGATCGCTGCATAGGCTGCCGCATGTGTATCATGGCCTGTCCTTTTGGCGGAACAGATTATTCGGTGTCCGAGCAAAAGGTAGTCAAGTGTGATCTCTGCGGGGGCGAACCGGAGTGTGTCCTTAACTGTCCCTGGGGAGCCCTGGAGTATAAAGAACCGGCCGGCCAGGCATTGAGCAAGCGGCAACAAATAGCCCGCAGGGTCCAGGCTGCTCTACGGGAGGTGGGCTAAGATGTACGGCTGGGTTGGTCAATTGCTGCGGGTTGATTTAAGCAGCGGCGAGTGCAAGGTGGAGAAGCTTGATCCGGTTCTGGCCCGGGATTATGTTGGCGCCCGGGGACTGGCCAGCAAGATTCTTTATGACGAGGTCGATCCCGGCGTCGACCCGTTGGCACCGCAAAACAAGCTCATTTTCATGACCGGTCCCTTAACCGGGACGGCGGCCATTTCCGGCAGCCGTTATAACGTCGTTACTAAATCGCCCCTTACGGGAGCCATTGCCGCCTCCAGCTCCGGCGGTTATTTTGGCGGCGAGCTGAAATATGCGGGCTTTGACGGGATTATTTTGGAGGGGAAGGCCGCCGAACCTGTTTACCTCTGGATCGAAGATGGTGCTTGCGAACTACGACCGGCCGGGGAGCTGTGGGGCAAAAATACCCACGAAACGGAAGACGCTATCAAAGCAGCCACTTGCCCCAATGCCAAAGTGGCCTGCATCGGCCCGGCGGGGGAGAAGCTGGTGCGCTTTGCCTGCGTTATCAATGACAAGCACCGGGCTGCCGGCCGTTCGGGCGTCGGTGCCGTCATGGGCTCG contains:
- a CDS encoding DedA family protein; this translates as MENLLAPIFHAITEFIASLGYTGIAIGMAIESACIPLPSEIILPFGGYLVSTGRLNFWGTVLAGTIGGTIGSIVAYFVGLRGGRPFLKKYGRYVFFSEKEFAVAEKWFQRYGEATVFFTRLMPVIRTFISLPAGIAAMPFVRFVIYTFLGSLPWSILLVYAGRELGASWEALGSIFHRFDAVIVAGLILLVFLYWRRHRNR
- a CDS encoding xanthine phosphoribosyltransferase encodes the protein MSVVELLKEKIRQEGRVISEDILKVDSFLNHQIDPVLMLEVGKEFARRFAGTGITKVLTVEASGIAVALMTGLSLRVPVVFAKKKQPSTMDGDTYCGRVRSFTKEEVIDIVVAGSYLGPEDRVLIIDDFLASGEAARGLLKIIDQAGATLVGIGTVIEKVFQSGGETLREQGIRVESLVQIGSLTGGQIEFLN
- a CDS encoding 4Fe-4S dicluster domain-containing protein; this translates as MAKLLVVDQEKCTACRRCELACSFKHTGAFNPAAARLSVAAFLDDDYYLPVVCQHCDEPACQAVCPAGAISRDGKTNAVVINEDRCIGCRMCIMACPFGGTDYSVSEQKVVKCDLCGGEPECVLNCPWGALEYKEPAGQALSKRQQIARRVQAALREVG